In the Rhinoderma darwinii isolate aRhiDar2 chromosome 13, aRhiDar2.hap1, whole genome shotgun sequence genome, one interval contains:
- the LOC142665677 gene encoding protein kinase C delta type-like isoform X1, whose amino-acid sequence MTLRLRSVLPIRFYTAEMICGLQFLHGHNIVHRDLKPENIMLDADGHVRIIDLGLAQDGVTASNKISGVTGTLDYMAPEVLLGKKYGTAVDWWSLGIVVSRMAAGRSPFYNGPVRRMAFKAITTAKPKFPTWLNPDVKHLTKRLVRKNSERRLGVCGNIRAHPFFSTIGWEELQERRARPPFTPFVPVLENQHLKWPENNKALHPLSGFSFMSPSWTP is encoded by the exons atgacattgagactccgctctgttctccccatcagattctacacagcagagatgatatgtggcctccagttcctccatggacaCAACATCGTCCACCG agatctaAAGCCGGAGAATATAATGCTGGATGCAGATGGCCACGTCCGTATCATCGACCTGGGACTGGCCCAAGATGGCGTCACCGCCTCCAATAAGATCAGTGGAGTGACGGGAACGTTGGATTACATGGCCCCCGAGGTGCTTCTTGGAAAAAAATACGGCACCGCAGTTGACTGGTGGAGCCTGGGGATTGTGGTGTCCAGGATGGCAGCAGGACGCTCCCCCTTTTACAACGGCCCCGTCAGGCGCATGGCTTTCAAAGCCATCACCACCGCGAAGCCTAAATTTCCAACTTGGCTTAATCCTGACGTGAAACATCTAACCAAGagactggtccgtaaaaattctgagaggcgcctcggtgtgtgcgggaacatcagagcgcatccattcttctccaccatcggctgggaggaactgcaggagaggagggcacGGCCACCTTTTACACCATTTGTGCCCGTTCTGGAGAACCAACATCTGAAGTGGCCAGAGAATAACAAAGCCCTTCACCCCTTGTCCGGGTTCAGCTTCATGTCACCAAGCTGGACCCCTTAA
- the LOC142665677 gene encoding protein kinase C-like 1 isoform X2, whose product MASNGHGEDSEKREEEKRKREEDSVTGFKKIMKKRRGAKDRGLEDEEPRPGSSGDPGTSSPYARLTISRFTIHQVLGRGSFGKVVLASVPGRNTYMAVKIITKRDNADEIMRERRILLAARHCPFLCHLYAAHQSEERAYFITEYLSGGSLEALIRMCGCLNIGNVRRVNKQETEGDGQKKR is encoded by the exons ATGGCGTCCAATGGACATGGAGAAGACAGTGAGAAGAGAGAAGAagagaagaggaagagggaggaggacagcgtcaccggattcaagaagatcatgaagaagaggagaggagccaaggacagaggattggaggatgaggagccaagacctgggagcagcggagaccctggaacatccagcccctatgccaggcttaccatcagccgcttcaccatccaccaggtcctgggtaggggcagctttggcaaa GTGGTCCTGGCATCAGTCCCCGGCCGAAACACCTACATGGCCGTAAAAATTATCACCAAACGGGACAATGCGGACGAAATTATGAGAGAGCGGCGGATACTCCTGGCGGCCAGACACTGCCCGTTCCTATGCCACCTCTATGCCGCACATCAGTCTGAGGAACGGGCATATTTTATCACGGAGTATCTGTccggtggcagcctggaggctttgatcaggatgtgcggctgcttgaACATCGGCAACGTAAGGCGAGTAAATAAGCAGGAGACTGAGGGGGATGGACAGAAGAAAAGGTGA